The following DNA comes from Watersipora subatra chromosome 8, tzWatSuba1.1, whole genome shotgun sequence.
tatctattgagttgaattattaaaataatcaactatgacaggcaacacaagggggagataaatcctgaatATCTTTCACTGTTTACATGGGAACTAACGCAAATGTAGcaatattgaagtaatattcagtattaacaaGGCTCACCGGTATAAATACCAAGTTTTTAGACATGTGGGACAAGAATTGTAGAAATTCGTTATTAATAGATAAATATTATCTATCTActctggagttgtctattcatACCTGCAGGTGTTCGCACCAGTGAGACAGCCATGACACTTTCAGCCATCACTGCCTTACCAAAAAAGCAGTGATTTACAAAACTGTTCTGGACCACATCAGTGCACATCCTAAGGCTTCGAAAACTTTATGATGGTTTGTATGGACTAAGCAGGTGAGCAAGTTGCATAAATCAACCTGATTGGACAACAGGTTAGAATTGTGTTAGAATGTTGTGGTTATGTGTAGGGGGTCTCTGTGATCACTTTTATTGAACATAATTATAAGATTACACAAAGGATCACAACAAAGCTGTGTAGGGAACTCCACTCAAGAGTAAGCAAGATTCCGTTCTATTCTATTTCTTCTTCCTATTGTTACCAATCCTCAAATAGAATAATGCAAGCCGGGTAGTTTGATCTGATGAATTGATTATTGCAACAAAGTGTTATTTTCTGTTGATTAttaattgatatattatattactattacattacatatttttatattatacaacTTTGTGGTAAAAAGTAAAGAATGTCTGTGTATGTGGATGCTTGCTGGTGGCAGATAGGAGTTGCTGGTTATGTTGACTGGACATGTTCCTGCAAAAGAAGGAAAAACGGTAAAGAAATGCTGTCTGAAGTGACAAAACAAGATGTGCATTAGTTACCCAGTAAAAACACATGGCTATATGATGATTCAGCTGGAGAGGCGATACTCTTTTCGGCTGATGTCCTTGCAACTAACTTGTATGATATGAATGCATTGCGTGACAAAAATCGGGCGACCTATAGCCATGAATGGGGTGCAGATTTGACTCCATGATTGTGGCGATCTTTATCAATGATTAGGTAAACAATAAGACTTTCAGCAAAGCACTTTTTGCTTGTGTAACTGGCTAAACTCACCTTATAGTTTAGCAGTGCCAAAGTTTGTTTGAGATTTCTAGAGGGCTCCCAGGTATTACTtctgcaacaaaataaaattgagatGATTATTAGTCTGATCAGCTGGTGGGTTTTAAGATGCTACATGTTTCCGCTCTTAACATAAGGTCATTGTGCTTTGTTGCAGCAatgactaaataaataaatgacaacTCAATACAGCATCAATTGCTCTATTGTTGATAATCCTGATTTTTGTATACTCTGCTAAATTGTTATTTTCATCGTATTGACTGGCTGAAGCTGAGTCATGACTAAAAGCATGGATTTTAGTCATGACTCTGCCCATGAATATTCGCCCCTAATAGACATTCGGCTGACGCGACTTACTGTGATGAATAATGTTTCCACTTGACCAGGTACAGTGTTCTACCATTCTTGTCCTGAAAAAGATTCAGAAACAAATTATGAGAATCGAAAAGTGAAAGAGAGAAGAGGGGAGGGGCAGAAAATCTATGTCAAACATATTGTAACATGTGGTAGTGAATGTAGTCCACGCATGACCAGAGGTTGAAACTTTTTGAACACAAAATATCAATTTGCATTCCAAATATGTGTCAAGTTGTCTTTTCTCGACAGTAACATTACCCATTGCTGACACaaaaaattgatcaaatttGCACCTATCTAATAAAACAGTGCCATAAGATATTGAAcgtcatttaaaaataatacacataCATTACCGAGTACACCATTTCAGGTATTTGTAATGATCATACCCAATTAATTAACCAATTTAGTCCTTTTAGGCAATTTTTTGCCAAAGGATAGATCCCCAGGATTATAGATGTTTATTGGCATGAGAAGACAAAAAATTACCATGATTTGGACCTTGGTATACTTCAATGTGTACTCTAAAACACTGGAAAAGTGCCTTTGACTGTTCATCAACTTACCAACTTTTCACTCAATATCTCTTCTGCATCTGAGTCAGAATTGTTTGGGTTGATATACTCTGCTGGAGTAGTATTTCCTATACAACAAAGAAAAACCATATCTTTGGTGAAAAAAGACGCAATGATTGAGCTGCTAGCAACCAGTACATATCACAGCATGTTAGCGCAACAAGTAATTTGTACAAGCGAAAAGCCCATCCCGAATCAGACCTGAAATCAACCATGGTTAGCTGAAGAAAGCAAATTATTTGATCATGTACTGCCACCCTGTGGGCTGTTGGCATGTCGTGATTATGACAAAGCTGCTAGTGAGTGAGGCAAACGCAAGCTGTGTTGTGGTTATTTGGCTGCCAATTAACATACAAACATGTCAAATTATGACATGTTAAACAAAATGGTAACAAAATCACGACACCAGGTTGTTATAACTGATAGTATTGCAGGGTTGTTCTGTGAATTCCACTATAGGCAAAAAAAGACACCACCCATGGGCAGCAAAAACTCTTTTTATTCTTTTCTTTTCTTCCCCTCCCACCTCTCCTCGCATGAAGAGTGGTGAGGGAAGGAAAGAAGAGAATAACAAGAGTTTTTGCTGCCTATGCACCACACAGAAGAAAAATTTTACCTGCATAGCAGCCATCCTCtctaagagaaaataaaatagcaaaatagtCAATTTCATCATGGTCATAGCGCATTACTGTACAATTGATAAGAGATTCAACACAAcgacaatgaaaaatgaaacagCATTTTCTACTTACTAGAGCGCTGCTTATTCGGCCTTTTTCTCTGCTTACACTGGAAAATAACAGTACTGAGGTCAATGGCATTCAGAAATTATGGGTACTTTAAATTTGAGTAAAGGTCAATTGCAAAGTAAATATCTCATGGCGTAGACAAACATATCAGCAATGAAATTGCTTGACTGAGGTTCAACAAAATTAGACAGTGAGAAATGAGCTATGGCTTTACTTactttgtgtgtctgtgtgtgccaTGCTTTGTTAGCACACCTTTTCTACAACAAACGATATTGAACATTTCATTGCTGGGTCTGTATTAGTTTTTCTGAACTGTTTGTCTATCTTATATGTCATAATTTGTATGAAAAAAGATGACCAAACAATGGGAAGCAATTCATATGCATTGTTTCTCTAAAGATCtcgtattatttaaaattttggtttcTTTTGGGACGAAATATTAGGAATACTATACTTACAGCCTTTGTAGGTGTTGGTGTGGTTGaggaagtagtagtagtagctgatCTGGGAGCAGAAGTAAAAGGTAATGTAGGAGCAGATGATGTGTGAGCAGATGTAGAAGATAATGTGGGAGCAAATgtggaaggtaatgtgggaacagatgtagaaggtaatgtgggagcagatgtggaaggtaatgtgggagcagatgtggaaggtaatgtgggaacagatgtagaaggtaatgtgggaacagatgtagaagATAATGTGGGAGTAGATgtggaaggtaatgtgggaacagatgtagaaggtaatgtgggaacagatgtagaaggtaatgtgggagcagatgtggaaggtaatgtgggagcagatgtgGAAGGCaatgtgggaacagatgtagaaggtaatgtgggaacagatgtagaaggtaatgtgggaacagatgtagaaggtaatgtgggagcagatTTAGAAGTAGCAAATGTGGAAGCTGATGTAGTAGCTGATGTGGAAGCAGATGTGGGGTTATACGGTTTATAGGTCCTTTGCACATAGTCTTCTGCAACAAAACAATCACATAGGGGAGTAggatgtaatataaaacaggcAATTAAGTTCTGCTGTACATTGAAAAGACCAAGGGAACTTACTACATCTTGTCATATCATTGAACGCTTCTTTGATGACTGACACAATTTCAGTCTGGTGGCATCCTTCCTCGATAATAGTAGACAAGGTACCTTTGCCTGAAGGTTTGAATACCAGGCATAAAACAGATAAACCTGCACCGTGGGCGTGGGCAGCCTGTAAAAATGaacataaacaatattataagaGTGTATGATACATTCGTTCATACCATGAATTACAACAACAACATGAAAAGCAAATCTTCTGCTAGCTGATAATATACCATTGCACTAGACGTGAGCTGGTTCAGATTTGTTGAGCTTGGAGAATTTGCACTATTTTCTCAGTTATTTGGATGCTAGGTATTCCTAAAATAACTCTTTTGCATGGGTTGTTGTCTTATTCATTTCATCTACTAAGGAAAGCTGTCCTATACTCAGTTGGGCTTGTGCAACTATTACTGGCATGTTAAGCTTCAGGGGACCAATCAATAGTGTTGTAGTCACCGCCATCACAAGGCTTCAAAACCAATATTACAAGTGATTTTTCACATTAACCACGTTTGTATCTGAATCTACTATACTTCG
Coding sequences within:
- the LOC137402267 gene encoding mucin-2-like, which gives rise to MTRCKDYVQRTYKPYNPTSASTSATTSASTFATSKSAPTLPSTSVPTLPSTSVPTLPSTSVPTLPSTSAPTLPSTSAPTLPSTSVPTLPSTSVPTLPSTSTPTLSSTSVPTLPSTSVPTLPSTSAPTLPSTSAPTLPSTSVPTLPSTFAPTLSSTSAHTSSAPTLPFTSAPRSATTTTSSTTPTPTKAKRCANKAWHTQTHKCKQRKRPNKQRSRNTTPAEYINPNNSDSDAEEILSEKLDKNGRTLYLVKWKHYSSQSNTWEPSRNLKQTLALLNYKEHVQST